Proteins encoded by one window of Halichondria panicea chromosome 8, odHalPani1.1, whole genome shotgun sequence:
- the LOC135340396 gene encoding ubiquitin carboxyl-terminal hydrolase calypso-like, with product MSCAPNHLSGNGGVEEWLELESDPGVFSLLVEDYGVRGVKVEEIYDLSQKFDSQVLGFVFLFRYELTDRRARKKARDLSDIASYVVDDNIVNDMFYAHQIITNSCATHALLSVLLNCRDLNIGPNLTRLKEFTKGLDPESKGFAIANMMELAHIHNKHARPPRTMVPPVGGRKSSIVSSAYALLPDTYHYVSFVPINGRLFELDGLKEFPIDHGPWGELEKWTDLFQRTLTQRLVESQDCLFNLLALVPDPVPQISEHLKRLHNEQTELLKNAVELAREVISERGEKVPVEEKPLLCENDLKQEIPSMSADISNTTDEERSKTVIKQEADDDNGIADVKKEDSPNTTPEKLSSDNTPKNDDANSDQDTKSETIMNTHEEPMMDCTEPSQSSQVAAFLGDVSKDLPADASELDAVANTPLDCDGLPLNERLHIAVAKVVMNYKEAEGYKMKLKDEIETKQRFRVEHSRRIHDYDAFVFDFVKCMAQNKQLPERLLRRPIIAPPPKGNVGGRRKRKRGAGRPRTTLLLNGDEVS from the exons ATGTCTTGTGCACCTAACCATTTGTCTGGAAACGGTGGTGTTGAGGAATGGCTGGAGCTTGAGAGCGATCCTGGAGTGTTCTCTCTGCTTGTAGAAGACTATGGTGTGCGTGGTGTCAAAGTTGAGGAGATCTACGATCTTTCACAGAAGTTCGACTCCCAAGTTTTGGGATTTGTGTTTCTCTTTCGCTATGAGCTGACTGATAGACGAGCAAGAAAGAAGGCTCGAGATCTGTCCGATATTGCAAGCTACGTAGTGGATGATAATATTGTCAACGACATGTTTTATGCCCACCAGATTATCACTAATTCTTGCGCAACACACGCCCTCCTGAGTGTACTTCTCAATTGCCGAGATCTCAATATTGGCCCAAACCTAACACGCCTCAAGGAATTCACAAAGG GCTTGGATCCAGAGAGCAAAGGATTTGCGATTGCCAATATGATGGAACTTGCCCACATCCACAACAAGCATGCCCGCCCCCCTCGCACAATGGTGCCCCCCGTCGGGGGTCGAAAATCATCGATTGTCTCGTCAGCGTACGCTCTTCTCCCCGATACTTACCACTATGTGAGCTTTGTTCCGATTAATGGTCGGCTGTTTGAACTAGATGGACTGAAAGAGTTTCCGATTGATCATGGCCCTTGGGGGGAGCTAGAGAAATGGACCGATCTCTTTCAACGTACATTGACACAGCGGTTGGTGGAATCTCAAGATTGTCTCTTCAATCTGCTTGCACTTGTTCCGGATCCTGTTCCCCAGATCTCCGAACATTTGAAGAGGCTTCATAACGAGCAAACAGAGCTACTGAAGAATGCAGTGGAATTAGCTCGGGAGGTCATCAGTGAACGAGGGGAAAAAGTGCCAGTAGAGGAAAAACCTTTATTGTGTGAAAATGATTTGAAGCAAGAAATACCAAGTATGAGTGCTGATATATCAAACACTACTGATGAAGAGAGGTCAAAGACTGTTATCAAGCAAGAAGCTGATGACGATAATGGAATTGCTGATGTGAAGAAAGAGGACTCTCCCAATACTACTCCAGAGAAATTATCATCCGATAATACCCCAAAAAATGATGACGCTAATTCCGATCAAGATACCAAATCAGAGACAATAATGAACACTCACGAAGAACCCATGATGGATTGTACTGAGCCCTCCCAATCAAGTCAAGTAGCTGCCTTCCTTGGTGACGTCTCTAAAGATCTACCAGCTGATGCAAGCGAGTTAGACGCTGTTGCTAACACTCCATTGGATTGTGATGGTTTACCCCTGAACGAGAGACTCCATATTGCCGTGGCAAAGGTGGTGATGAATTACAAGGAAGCGGAAGGATATAAAATGAAACTAAAAGATGAAATTGAGACAAAACAGAGATTCCGTGTTGAGCACTCGAGGAGAATTCATGATTACGATGCGTTTGTGTTCGATTTTGTTAAGTGCATGGCCCAAAACAAGCAGCTTCCGGAGAGGCTATTGAGGCGTCCTATTATTGCCCCACCCCCCAAGGGAAACGTTGGTGGGAGGCGGAAGAGAAAAAGAGGAGCAGGTAGACCCAGGACTACATTATTACTGAACGGAGATGAAGTTAGTTAG
- the LOC135340433 gene encoding neuroglobin-like — protein sequence MSQTEVTPAVANDTKPGAKEQEEDPLSKITPAQLSLITETWAIASVDLQAAGLVMFKKLFEIAPELIEIFPFDGEDLNDDNVSLRKHSMQVMQSINDALGMADQPEELKETLIGLGVVHNMSNVQLESFAPVGQALIYALGDVCKDKFTFEARTAWVALYTAVQHYMTLGMIEGLDA from the exons ATGTCTCAGACTGAAGTAACTCCAGCTGTGGCCAACGACACAAAGCCAGGAGCTAAAGAACAAGAGGAGGACCCTCTCTCAAAGATCACCCCAGCTCAACTGTCTCTCATCACTGAGACCTGGGCGATAGCGTCTGTCGACCTACAAGCTGCAGGCCTCGTCATGTTCAAGAA ACTATTCGAGATAGCCCCAGAGCTGATTGAAATATTTCCATTCGACGGAGAGGACTTGAACGATGATAACGTGAGCCTGAGGAAGCACTCAATGCAAGTGATGCAGAGTATTAACGACGCCCTTGGAATGGCCGACCAACCAGAGGAGCTAAAAGAGACACTTATTGGCCTCGGAGTGGTTCACAACATGAGCAACGTCCAGTTAGAAAGTTTTGCT CCTGTTGGACAAGCATTAATCTATGCCTTGGGTGATGTTTGCAAGGACAAGTTCACTTTCGAAGCAAGGACCGCCTGGGTAGCCCTCTATACAGCAGTACAACACTATATGACTCTTGGTATGATCGAAGGATTAGACGCTTAA
- the LOC135340439 gene encoding intraflagellar transport protein 20 homolog, which produces MSVPTQPTEGFHYDELSKIRVIEPKIATDTEELKDECKEFVDKISEFQGLVGSFIGMVDGLAKQVEREKMKAIGSRNHLKSIAKERDSQKQQLQALIAEKKMQLERYRIQYESLLQVEKEQTEFFEDFGIK; this is translated from the exons ATGTCGGTTCCTACACAGCCAACAGAGGGGTTTCATTATGATGAGCTATCCAAGATACGAGTGATTGAACCAAAAATTGCGACTGACACAGAGGAGCTCAAGGATGAATGCAAGGAGTTTGTAGACA AGATCAGTGAGTTCCAGGGTCTGGTGGGTAGCTTCATAGGAATGGTGGATGGACTAGCCAAGCAAGTGGAGAGAGAGAAAATGAAGGCCATTGGTTCGCGGAATCATCTGAAATCAATCGCTAAAGAAAGAGACTCGCAAAAGCAGCAACTTCAAGCACTCATCGCTGAAAAGAAAATGCAATTAGAGAG ATACCGTATACAGTATGAGTCCCTGCTGCAAGTGGAGAAGGAACAAACGGAATTTTTTGAAGACTTTGGCATTAAGTGA
- the LOC135340367 gene encoding probable ATP-dependent DNA helicase HFM1, translating to MASAYVPRPPEEDFLGFSTQQENALSQVGSLKPYSQVGQFGGDGFVGSTTSALHYSRPRSRQGSRVSSVRQLEEMQPQRAPVTPATTQPRRVPMTEECRLNFSYDAADEPSGRANIGLRSVNEIPEMYRSVFKNYSHFNLVQSKVFDDVMYTDRPLVTSAPTGSGKTVIFELAIIRLLVQLGGQMASAKIIYVAPIKALCAERFDDWQTKFGPLGLRCCELTGDSQLDDYFELQNAQIVMTTPEKWDSMTRKWRDHKSLVQLVRLFLIDEVHQLNDETRGPTMEAIVSRMKTVRSSLQWEGSSIETSASQLRFIAVSATMPNISDVAAWLGSSEEAPALEYAIDESYRPVRLRKVVLGYPNASTEFKFDLSLNYRLSGVIQCYSEQKPSLVFCATRKGTQQAANVLIKDARFVMNGHHKQRLVTVTNSLKDAKLRELVMFGVGYHHAGMDVTDRKAVETLFTAGELPVLFATSTLAMGVNLPAHLVVIKSTMHYITGMFQECSESQVLQMIGRAGRPQFDTTATAVIMTRNSTKMKYEALLGGTQLIESSLHHHLIEHMNAEIVLHTITDVSVALEWLRSTFFYIRVKQNPQHYGLPQEQEKKEEKLQQLCLEHLHLLEEAGLVRMEDGFTLQPTETGRLMARYYVAFESMKRFLALTGREDLSVLVSELSKCREFEDVRLRMNERKVLNTLNKDKNRQTIRFPMNGKIKTTDMKVDCLIQANLGCLPVQEFGLNQDTQKIIRGASRLSKCLMELEMLSDNFECLLNAVLLNKCFHAKLWENSKYVSRQLDKIGISLSTALVNAGLTSFNKIKQKTPRELELIMNRHPPFGNQVLEAISRLPAYSLSVEQSFVPQAMSSELVLHVRLSNHEVLKERGPAGSHHSLLLLVGDQENKVICRQRLSDSQMMGSGHFTRKLTVQRSRSGDDLRIHVISMDLVGLDIQEVYTPCYTTVPTNRPPPKTREQENLRTGEAGRSDGGESSAQTCRKACSHRCVNKAVCGHECCKVGIAVKSRPLSTSDGGSKQAQQGKTVPNNTAIAHSSTTHARTNSVPSTPRMKFSSSAKMNSHCTSTSTSSLSSRFGYTPKPSLTTTPGSINQPKQHQTSYDTYQGASHANTDYSAGYSGAQSPPSRNSNVHGNSGYRDNMYGADFDPSDIDADSVTRAENLSANVDMSEWFNPDIAYFAAEDKVAECTSSKKSTLNRPKKQSAASQMREMSLRLGREQAGDQSASNTVQRLPVMSGLSGRKRLIDNMFDEIFDPKGVAQPPTKKPIPRTTQANTILSIKSTPQISMHTPQRARKPQIEDSFCNVPDTPRVAASTRYTDTTLSKNPRFEDSFSSLPDTPRVVASTRYTDTTLSKKPRFEDSFSSLPDSPRVVASTRYTDTTLSKKPQFEDSFSSLPDTPRVAASTRYTDATLSKKSRFEDSFSSLPDTPRVAASTRYTDATLSKKPRIGDSFSNVPDTPRVAASTQCTDATLSKKLSSQMQQAHNHTDACSHTMLEQSYEGNDSFISSLYDPESEGKTTSSTSFFTAGPVCNEEEDDVFSSVFAGIF from the exons ATGGCTTCAGCTTATGTTCCTCGACCACCAGAAGAAGATTTCCTGGGCTTTTCTACACAGCAGGAAAATGCCCTAAG TCAAGTTGGCTCACTCAAACCGTACTCTCAAGTCGGTCAATTCGGAGGAGATGGTTTCGTTGGCTCCACCACTTCTGCTCTGCACTACTCACGGCCTCGCAGTCGGCAGGGCTCAAGAGTCTCAAGTGTTAGACAGCTCGAGGAAATGCAGCCACAACGAGCACCAGTAACCCCGGCAACCACACAACCCAGGAGAGTACCCATGACTGAGGAGTGCAGGCTCAACTTTTCCT ATGATGCCGCAGATGAGCCTAGCGGTCGAGCAAATATTGGTCTTCGCTCTGTGAATGAGATTC CTGAAATGTACAGGAGTGTGTTCAAAAACTACTCTCATTTCAATCTGGTACAGTCAAAAGTATTTGATGAT GTGATGTACACCGACCGGCCGCTAGTGACCTCTGCCCCTACTGGAAGCGGCAAGACAGTTATCTTTGAGTTGGCCATCATTCGACTCTTAGTACAACTTGGAGGACAAATGGCTTCAGCTAAAATCATATATG TTGCTCCGATCAAGGCTCTTTGTGCTGAGAGGTTTGACGATTGGCAGACCAAGTTTGGGCCACTGGGACTGAGGTGTTGTGAGCTGACAGGAGACAGCCAATTAGACGACTATTttgagctacaaaatgcacaGATCGTCATGACTACCCCC GAGAAGTGGGATAGTATGACTCGTAAGTGGCGTGACCACAAGTCCCTGGTCCAGTTAGTCAGACTCTTCCTGATCGATGAGGTGCACCAACTCAATGACGAGACCCGAGGGCCCACAATGGAGGCCATTGTCAGTCGTATGAAGACCGTCCGCTCCTCCCTCCAGTGGGAGGGCAGCAGCATTGAGACCAGTGCCTCTCAACTGAGGTTCATTGCTGTGTCAGCCACCATGCCAAACATCTCAGAT GTGGCTGCTTGGCTGGGTAGCAGTGAGGAGGCACCAGCCCTAGAGTATGCCATTGATGAAAGCTACCGTCCTGTTAGACTGAGGAAAGTGGTTCTTGGCTACCCTAATGCCAGCACAGAGTTCAAGTTTGACCTCTCCCTCAACTATCGGCTTAGCGGAGTCATCCAGTGTTACTCCGAGCAGAAACCATCTTTAGTG TTTTGTGCAACAAGGAAGGGTACTCAGCAAGCTGCCAACGTTCTGATCAAGGATGCTCGTTTTGTAATGAACGGACACCACAAGCAGCGATTGGTCACTGTCACCAACTCACTCAAGGATGCAAAACTCAGag AGCTGGTGATGTTTGGAGTGGGATACCACCATGCTGGTATGGATGTAACTGACAGGAAGGCTGTGGAGACACTCTTCACTGCAGGAGAACTACCTGTACTCT TTGCAACGAGCACTTTGGCAATGGGG GTGAACTTGCCGGCTCATCTGGTGGTCATAAAGTCAACAATGCATTACATAACGGGTATGTTCCAAGAGTGCAGTGAGAGTCAGGTGCTACAGATGATTGGTCGGGCAGGACGACCTCAGTTTGATACCACTGCCACTGCTGTGATAATGACGAGAAATTCCACCAAG ATGAAGTATGAGGCACTGTTAGGTGGGACACAGCTCATTGAGAGCAG CCTCCACCACCACTTGATAGAGCACATGAATGCTGAGATAGTACTGCACACCATCACTGATGTCTCAGTGGCTCTCGAGTGGCTGAGGTCCACATTCTTCTACATACGAGTCAAACAGAATCCACAACATTATGGACTACCCCAGGAGCAGGAGAAGAAAGAGGAAAAACTACAGC agctgtgtctagagcaCCTCCACCTGTTGGAGGAGGCGGGGCTGGTGAGAATGGAGGACGGGTTCACTCTACAGCCCACTGAGACAGGGAGACTCATGGCTCGCTACTATGTGGCCTTTGAGTCTATGAAGCGATTCCTTGCCCTCACAGGGAGGGAGGATCTCTCCGTACTG gtgagtGAGTTGTCCAAGTGTCGTGAGTTTGAAGACGTCAGACTGAGGATGAACGAGAGGAAGGTGCTCAACACACTCAACAAGGACAAGAACAGACAAACCATCAG GTTTCCTATGAATGGCAAAATCAAAACAACTGACATGAAAGTTGATTG TCTTATACAAGCCAATCTCGGCTGCCTGCCTGTGCAAGAATTTGGACTCAATCAAGACACCCAG AAAATAATTCGAGGTGCTTCACGTCTGTCAAAAT GTCTAATGGAACTGGAGATGCTGTCGGACAACTTTGAGTGCCTATTGAATGCTGTGCTCCTCAATAAATGCTTTCATGCAAA ATTGTGGGAAAACTCCAAGTATGTTTCGAGACAGTTGGACAAGATTGGCATCTCTCTGAGCACTGCTCTGGTCAATGCTGGCCTCACTTCATTCAACAAGATCAAACAAAAAACTCCGAGAGAGCTAGAGCTC ATTATGAATCGGCATCCCCCATTTGGTAACCAAGTGCTTGAGGCCATATCTCGTCTCCCCGCGTACAGTCTGAGTGTGGAGCAGTCCTTTGTTCCTCAGGCCATGTCCAGTGAGCTCGTACTACACGTTCGTCTGTCCAATCACGAGGTGCTCAAGGAGAGGGGACCTGCAGGATCACACCACTCTCTGTTGCTACTCGTCGGGGACCAGGAGAACAAAGTGATCTGCAGGCAAAGACTGAG TGATTCTCAGATGATGGGTAGTGGTCACTTCACTAGAAAGCTCACTGTGCAGCGGTCTCGCTCTGGTGATGACCTAAGGATTCACGTGATTTCCATGGACCTGGTGGGACTGGACATACAAGAAGTGTACACCCCTTGCTACACCACCGTACCCACAAACAGACCACCCCCCAAGACGAGGGAACAAGAGAACCTGAGGACAGGAGAGGCTGGGAGGAGTGATGGAGGGGAGAGCTCTGCACAAACCTGTCGCAAGGCTTGCAGTCATCGATGCGTCAACAAGGCTGT TTGTGGTCATGAGTGCTGCAAGGTTGGCATTGCGGTGAAGTCTCGGCCACTCTCGACTAGTGATGGTGGCTCAAAGCAAGCCCAACAGGGCAAGACGGTACCTAACAACACAGCTATAGCCCATAGCAGCACAACGCATGCCAGGACCAACTCCGTCCCTAGCACTCCTAGAATGAAG TTTTCTTCATCAGCAAAGATGAATAGCCACTGTACAAGCACTAGTACCTCTTCTCTCTCCTCGAG GTTTGGCTACACTCCCAAGCCCAGTCTAACAACTACTCCCGGAAGCATCAACCAACCAAAACAACATCAGACATCGTACGATACGTATCAAGGAGCCTCTCATGCCAACACTGACTACAGTGCAGGCTACTCTGGAGCCCAGAGCCCTCCATCCAGAAACTCCAACGTGCACGGAAATTCTGGATATCGTGACAACATGTATGGTGCCGATTTCGACCCGTCTGATATTGATGCTGATTCTGTCACTCGTGCTGAAAATCTCTCCGCTAATGTGGACATGAGTGAATGGTTCAATCCAGACATTGCATACTTTGCAGCAGAGGACAAAGTGGCCGAGTGCACCTCAAGTAAAAAGAGCACGTTAAATCGACCGAAGAAACAGTCTGCCGCATCACAAATGAGGGAGATGTCTCTGAGATTGGGAAGAGAGCAGGCTGGCGATCAATCAGCATCAAACACGGTTCAGAGATTACCAGTAATGTCTGGTCTCAGTGGCCGAAAGAGGCTTATCGACAACATGTTTGACGAAATATTCGATCCGAAAGGAGTAGCCCAACCTCCCACGAAAAAACCTATACCAAGGACTACTCAAGCAAACACTATTCTATCTATCAAGTCCACACCTCAAATCTCAATGCATACTCCCCAGCGTGCTAGGAAGCCACAAATCGAGGACAGTTTCTGTAACGTCCCCGACACTCCAAGGGTAGCAGCTAGCACACGGTACACTGATACCACTCTCTCCAAGAATCCACGATTCGAGGACAGTTTCTCTAGCCTCCCCGACACTCCAAGGGTAGTAGCTAGCACACGGTACACTGATACCACTCTCTCCAAGAAGCCACGATTCGAGGACAGTTTCTCTAGCCTCCCCGACTCTCCAAGGGTAGTAGCTAGCACACGGTACACTGATACCACTCTCTCCAAGAAGCCACAATTCGAGGACAGTTTCTCTAGCCTCCCCGACACTCCAAGGGTAGCAGCTAGCACACGGTACACTGATGCCACTCTCTCCAAGAAGTCACGATTCGAGGACAGTTTCTCTAGTCTCCCCGACACTCCAAGGGTAGCAGCCAGTACACGGTACACTGATGCCACTCTCTCCAAGAAGCCACGAATCGGGGACAGTTTTTCTAACGTCCCTGACACTCCAAGGGTAGCAGCCAGCACACAGTGTACTGATGCCACTCTCTCCAAGAAGCTCAGCTCACAGATGCAACAGGCACACAACCACACGGATGCTTGTAGCCACACAATGCTCGAACAATCGTACGAAGGAAACGACTCATTTATCTCGTCTCTATACGACCCTGAATCTGAGGGTAAAACAACATCATCCACCTCGTTCTTCACAGCAGGCCCTGTGTG CAATGAAGAGGAGGATGATGTGTTCAGCTCTGTGTTTGCAGGTATCTTCTAA
- the LOC135340405 gene encoding protein dcd1A-like, whose product MMSLSRLLAALPFLLLLCQQCSCKGVLYYQEPEGNMDGTCSGQPNTIKPWVGEPALKTQTINGSLYSAGEGDDEIYVVHVYGSAYSMGFAQGKLLKDQINKIIPAFFQHVEQEIENEITFLPKDLQQLVAKYGLDGALDITYDLTKRYIPKYFLEELEGVADGADVDYKLLRRVHMLPELVKAGCSMLGAWGSALSDPSGMIQLRSLDWDADGPLQQAPAVVVYHPDQGHPFINVGWTGWIASISGVSSSKIAISEKHSDMTFGEESRAGIPFNILMRDILQFDNTLDEALQRIENAHRTCSIWLGVGDGNLKTFRLVEYSKSTAKWFDDKSITQIDEDRFNREHCDDACYKDYNMTDLVYWGVHLGCWNSLLHAQHGHINATQVINMIGSVKTGNLQAVVYDLGNDMMYISNAAVDSSSPKANAFDRQFVRLDTKALFSVPKPQL is encoded by the exons ATGATGTCTCTCTCCAGGTTACTAGCTGCTCTCCCTTTTTTGCTCCTCCTTTGCCAGCAATGTAGTTGTAAGGGAGTGCTCTACTACCAGGAGCCTGAGGGTAACATGGATGGAACATGCTCAGGACAACCGAACACCATCAAGCCTTGGGTAGGTGAGCCTGCACTCAAGACTCAGACCATCAATGGATCTCTCTACTCTGCTGGAGAGGGAGACGATGAAATATATG TGGTCCATGTATATGGGTCTGCCTACTCAATGGGCTTTGCTCAGGGAAAGCTACTCAAGGACCAGATCAACAAGATCATTCCTGCCTTTTTCCAACATGTCGAACAAGAGATAGAAAACGAAATCACTTTCCTACCGAAGGATCTTCAACAACTAGTAGCCAAGTATGGTCTAGACGGTGCTCTAGATATCACTTATGATCTAACCAAGAGATACATCCCCAAGTACTTCCTGGAGGAGCTAGAAGGTGTGGCTGATGGGGCAGACGTCGACTACAAGCTCCTACGTAGAGTTCACATGCTGCCCGAACTGGTTAAG GCTGGCTGTTCTATGTTGGGTGCCTGGGGGAGTGCACTCAGTGATCCTTCCGGAATGATACAA CTCCGTTCCTTGGACTGGGATGCAGATGGTCCGCTGCAACAAGCCCCTGCTGTGGTAGTCTACCATCCTGATCAAGGTCACCCCTTCATCAACGTCGGCTGGACTGGCTGGATCGCTTCCATTTCAG GAGTGTCGTCTTCCAAGATTGCCATTTCAGAGAAGCACTCTGACATGACGTTTGGAGAGGAATCGAGAGCTGGCATCCCCTTCAATATTCTCATGAGGGACATTCTGCAGTTTGACAACACACTCGACGAAGCTCTCCA GCGCATAGAGAATGCTCATCGCACCTGTTCCATCTGGCTGGGTGTGGGAGACGGGAACCTCAAGACCTTTAGATTGGTGGAGTACTCCAAGTCAACAGCCAAG TGGTTTGATGACAAGAGTATCACTCAGATTGACGAGGACAGGTTTAATAGAGAGCATTGTGATGATGCTTGTTACAAGGATTACAACATGACAG ATCTAGTGTACTGGGGCGTCCATCTTGGCTGCTGGAACAGCCTCCTACATGCCCAGCACGGTCACATTAATGCCACCCAGGTCATCAACATGATTGGCAGTGTCAAGACTGGCAACCTACAAGCTGTCGTCTATGACCTTGGCAACGACATGATGTACATATCAAATGCTGCTGTGGATAGCTCTAGTCCTAAAGCTAATGCATTTGATAGGCAGTTTGTGAGATTGGACACTAAGGCTCTGTTCTCTGTTCCTAAGCCACAGTTATAG
- the LOC135340429 gene encoding UPF0669 protein C6orf120 homolog, with amino-acid sequence MPSLKPGALLKLLILVYMYLLHFSSAYKVINTFHDTVHAGEVKYYSLESRSPVVLALHSIEGDADIFGAPTSKNSKPSASSFEYMSASCGLDVMVLPMSDSVRRVSVGIFGHVRHERTQYEVWVVEPEEEDVLKYQVWEVDPETMRKQLVIDVDPLFLSNDPTLHSLLDSLYSAGGFVGRTQTGAADILRTLLEWTGFILLKVLEVGVEILT; translated from the exons ATGCCTTCACTAAAACCAGGAGCACTACTAAAACTTCTCAttctagtgtacatgtatctacttCACTTCTCGTCAGCATACAAAGTCATTAACACATTCCATGACACAGTCCATGCAGGAGAGGTCAAGTACTACAGTCTCGAGTCCCGTTCCCCTGTAGTGCTGGCACTACACTCAATAGAGGGTGACGCGGACATTTTTGGAGCGCCCACGAGCAAAAACAGTAAACCCTCTGCCAGTTCGTTTGAGTACATGTCGGCATCATGTGGTCTGGACGTGATGGTCTTGCCAATGAGTGATAGTGTGAGGCGTGTGAGTGTCGGGATATTTGGACATGTACGTCACGAGAGGACGCAGTACGAGGTGTGGGTGGTGGAGCCAGAGGAGGAGGACGTACTCAAGTatcag GTGTGGGAGGTTGATCCAGAGACAATGAGAAAGCAGCTGGTGATTGATGTGGACCCTCTGTTTCTTTCTAACGACCCTACACTACACAGTCTACTGGACTCCCTCTACTCGGCTGGGGGATTTGTTGGCAGGACCCAAACTGGAGCAGCTGATATACTCAGAACATTATTGGAATGGACTGGATTTATTTTGTTGAAAGTGTTAGAAGTAGGAGTAGAGATATTGACGTAG